Proteins from a genomic interval of Paenibacillus sp. 37:
- the cas6 gene encoding CRISPR system precrRNA processing endoribonuclease RAMP protein Cas6: MNRQAPIFSLEYLPLLIRLECKETTRLPAFLGSTLHGVTGWALTRHSESYRYIFENRRWGGAAQDIVNPYIIEPPRPKPVYDKGDALCFKLILIGDAVRYAKDIATSLTQAQTFGIGAERKAFELTDIFHADQYGPIWKQGQLKMNAATTENIAVHALQEQASWCSVHMVTPVRIRRGGALVQTIDFPTIIRSITKRIQLLTERYGGSINTDVAMKVCEWANEISPTSSGLYLNEMHRYSNRKKESIDWSGMLGSLTFKGELSPFIPWLNAARILHIGRNATFGCGQIDLVYRSM, encoded by the coding sequence ATGAATAGACAAGCACCTATTTTTTCGCTGGAATACCTCCCGTTACTCATTCGACTTGAATGTAAGGAAACGACACGTCTGCCCGCATTTCTCGGCTCTACGCTTCATGGTGTGACTGGTTGGGCGCTAACTCGGCATTCGGAATCCTATAGGTATATATTCGAGAATCGCCGATGGGGCGGAGCTGCACAGGATATCGTCAACCCTTATATCATTGAGCCACCCCGGCCAAAGCCAGTTTATGATAAAGGTGATGCGTTATGCTTCAAGCTCATCTTGATCGGAGATGCGGTTCGTTACGCCAAAGATATCGCGACGTCGTTGACTCAGGCACAGACATTTGGAATTGGAGCCGAACGTAAGGCATTCGAACTCACAGACATCTTTCATGCAGATCAGTACGGACCCATTTGGAAACAGGGACAATTGAAGATGAACGCAGCTACAACCGAAAATATTGCTGTTCATGCGCTGCAAGAACAGGCTTCATGGTGCTCCGTGCATATGGTGACCCCTGTTCGGATACGTCGAGGTGGGGCGCTGGTACAGACAATTGATTTTCCTACGATCATTCGGAGCATTACGAAAAGAATTCAGTTGTTGACGGAGCGTTATGGAGGAAGTATAAACACGGATGTAGCGATGAAGGTATGTGAATGGGCAAATGAGATTAGCCCGACGTCTTCCGGATTATATCTGAATGAGATGCATCGATACTCCAATCGGAAAAAAGAATCGATAGATTGGAGCGGCATGCTGGGTTCACTAACATTTAAGGGGGAGCTGTCTCCATTTATCCCTTGGCTGAACGCTGCCCGTATTTTGCATATCGGAAGGAACGCCACTTTTGGTTGTGGACAGATCGATTTGGTCTACAGGTCCATGTAA
- a CDS encoding DNA polymerase beta superfamily protein produces the protein MLPNFNDLYTGSLYKNFQTSTTEDIEIHDVRKLEKLLTNSNLTFLELLYSVEVDTFGYAEIEQLLNYRDRISTINLKSLFNSCFGMYRGQMRDLTKPNSETQKSMIAQYGYNTKKAMMSLHFLLFLIRFHKSEFKDFKGAITYEGTDRAYMLGLKHGELSLDEFKKITSLNEENALKLEQSYYEVPLDKEASYYLKTLLQTIVKNHIKTM, from the coding sequence GTGTTACCGAACTTCAATGATTTGTATACAGGATCTCTATATAAGAACTTTCAAACTTCAACGACAGAAGATATCGAAATTCATGATGTTAGAAAGTTAGAAAAACTACTGACCAATTCAAATCTCACCTTCCTCGAACTTCTATATTCCGTAGAAGTAGATACCTTTGGATATGCTGAGATCGAGCAACTTCTTAATTACAGAGATAGGATTTCAACAATTAACTTAAAGAGTCTGTTCAATAGTTGTTTTGGCATGTATAGAGGACAGATGAGGGATCTTACCAAACCAAACTCTGAAACACAGAAAAGCATGATCGCTCAATATGGATATAACACGAAAAAGGCGATGATGTCCTTACACTTTCTACTCTTCTTAATCCGTTTTCATAAGTCTGAGTTTAAGGATTTTAAAGGTGCGATTACATATGAAGGAACGGATAGAGCATATATGCTTGGATTGAAGCATGGTGAGCTTTCACTGGATGAGTTCAAAAAAATCACAAGTTTAAACGAGGAAAATGCTCTGAAATTGGAGCAAAGTTATTATGAAGTTCCGCTTGATAAGGAAGCGAGTTATTACCTGAAGACTCTCTTACAAACTATTGTTAAGAATCACATCAAAACAATGTGA
- a CDS encoding nuclease-related domain-containing protein: protein MYLLTRTATIVTWIFDHLGLVVGILFGIVALIGLLSGIFSSRTPMNRSLTHEEQKRSIDRGVENDEGWEGEQSSSFVDTPVVFLDKGQQGEAIVLDALRKSHPHIKCLSSLYVPTSSGQYTEVDLVAIHSTGIYVIESKNYRGVIVGNEDERIWNQAFIEDRNEFYNPIMQNAGHIRAIKLFLGERYKDIPFHSIIVFNNDSNIDLIKVKSKGIVITKHMNLTSQLQGLFHILPDVLNEESTTVVYESLLPQTEVSEDIKRKHLEFVQHRKDA, encoded by the coding sequence GTGTATTTACTAACAAGAACTGCAACCATTGTGACGTGGATTTTTGATCACCTTGGACTTGTTGTCGGGATTTTGTTTGGAATTGTAGCTTTAATAGGCTTACTTAGTGGGATATTCTCAAGCCGCACCCCCATGAATCGCTCGCTTACCCATGAAGAACAGAAAAGAAGCATAGACCGGGGTGTAGAAAATGACGAGGGATGGGAAGGCGAGCAAAGTAGCTCATTTGTAGATACGCCAGTAGTCTTTTTAGATAAGGGGCAGCAAGGAGAAGCGATTGTACTTGATGCTCTCCGAAAAAGTCACCCCCATATCAAATGTCTTTCATCTCTTTATGTACCAACAAGCAGTGGACAATACACTGAAGTGGACTTAGTTGCCATCCATAGTACTGGAATCTATGTAATTGAATCCAAGAACTATCGGGGAGTAATTGTTGGGAATGAAGATGAACGCATATGGAATCAAGCGTTTATTGAGGATCGAAATGAATTTTACAATCCAATTATGCAGAATGCGGGGCATATTCGAGCTATTAAGCTTTTTTTGGGTGAACGCTATAAAGACATACCGTTCCATTCCATTATCGTATTTAATAATGATTCAAATATCGATTTGATCAAAGTAAAATCAAAAGGCATTGTTATTACGAAACATATGAATCTAACAAGCCAATTACAGGGTTTATTTCACATCCTTCCTGATGTTTTAAATGAGGAAAGTACGACAGTCGTTTATGAATCTCTGCTGCCACAAACAGAGGTGTCTGAGGACATAAAAAGGAAGCACTTGGAATTCGTTCAACATCGTAAAGATGCGTAG
- a CDS encoding DUF3298 and DUF4163 domain-containing protein, with translation MRKYLLSILVVLFSLFIVFPSSTASAANGKVTLKSYSYKGQPYVQVVNHPNKNAASKMNKALKAHAVNAASVANSSDIKQNKDYYYKTSVQTAYNKQGALSVVYYSYVYTGGIHDMQWVESFNFNSSNGNRIYMKDFLDSRTKIVRANVYLQSILEKRSQANPGSILYTDTIIDIQKGTFFYNDKGFTLRFNPYEVAPFSEGFVDVYIPYDIIVNGQNTAPVKPQKPQITQVSGVLASDIHVYSNDLKTFLGTLSTNTYDRDSIFNEYGTYGSQYNRLSIWNSYGNYGSSYSSESAFNEYTSTPPVLVYKGEVFGYVTSNTYLTNGILPSKLLTFAESL, from the coding sequence ATGAGAAAGTATTTATTATCTATACTAGTAGTGTTGTTTTCGTTATTCATCGTTTTTCCGTCCAGCACAGCTTCAGCAGCCAATGGTAAAGTCACCTTGAAATCTTACAGTTATAAGGGACAACCATATGTACAAGTTGTAAACCACCCAAACAAGAATGCTGCATCTAAAATGAACAAAGCATTAAAAGCTCATGCTGTTAATGCTGCTTCTGTAGCTAATAGTAGTGATATCAAGCAAAACAAAGATTACTATTACAAGACGAGTGTCCAAACCGCTTACAACAAGCAAGGTGCCTTGTCTGTTGTTTATTATTCTTACGTCTATACCGGAGGTATACATGACATGCAATGGGTAGAATCTTTCAACTTCAATTCCAGCAATGGTAATAGAATATACATGAAAGACTTCTTAGACAGCAGAACAAAAATAGTAAGAGCGAATGTGTATCTCCAATCAATTCTTGAAAAAAGAAGTCAAGCTAACCCTGGATCAATTTTGTACACAGATACGATTATAGACATCCAAAAGGGGACGTTTTTCTATAATGACAAAGGATTCACATTAAGATTCAATCCGTATGAGGTTGCTCCATTTTCAGAGGGTTTTGTAGATGTATACATCCCTTATGATATTATCGTAAACGGACAAAACACAGCACCAGTAAAACCGCAAAAGCCACAGATTACTCAGGTTTCCGGAGTGTTAGCATCTGATATACACGTATACTCAAACGACCTCAAAACTTTCTTAGGAACCTTATCAACCAACACTTATGACAGAGACTCTATCTTCAATGAATACGGAACCTACGGAAGCCAGTACAACAGATTAAGCATATGGAACAGTTACGGAAATTACGGGAGTTCATATTCATCAGAGAGCGCGTTTAACGAGTACACTTCTACTCCGCCAGTGCTCGTTTATAAAGGAGAAGTTTTTGGATATGTAACATCAAATACGTATCTCACTAATGGGATTTTACCTTCAAAACTTTTAACGTTTGCTGAATCGTTATAA
- a CDS encoding helix-turn-helix domain-containing protein, with protein MNELLIRCRLGDIMKERGLQNKDVVELTGVSRNTITSLKGNATKRIDYETLGALCKGLNVTPGDLLEYIQ; from the coding sequence ATGAACGAATTACTTATCCGTTGTCGACTTGGCGACATCATGAAAGAACGTGGATTACAAAATAAAGACGTTGTAGAACTGACTGGTGTAAGTCGAAATACTATTACTTCTCTGAAAGGCAACGCAACTAAGCGTATTGATTACGAAACTCTTGGTGCATTATGTAAAGGACTTAATGTTACACCCGGTGACCTCTTGGAATACATTCAGTAA
- a CDS encoding PIN domain-containing protein, with protein MDFLADTNILVRLFTQDDKEQIEKVSEMLDSGDIQMMVSSPVIIETCWVLKSHYKHPNVDVGNALLNLSQIDNIIFEEVYMKDALRLFVEKGNVDIVDCYLSAKSKTINMPVVTWDGDFKKLGCEYYKPDQF; from the coding sequence ATGGATTTTTTGGCTGATACAAACATATTAGTAAGATTGTTCACTCAAGACGATAAGGAGCAGATTGAAAAAGTTTCTGAAATGCTAGATAGCGGAGATATTCAGATGATGGTTTCATCACCAGTAATTATCGAAACATGTTGGGTACTGAAATCACATTACAAGCATCCTAATGTTGATGTAGGAAATGCCCTGCTTAATCTATCGCAAATTGATAACATTATCTTTGAGGAAGTTTACATGAAAGATGCGTTAAGGCTGTTTGTGGAAAAGGGTAACGTTGACATTGTGGACTGTTATCTTAGCGCAAAGTCAAAAACAATTAACATGCCAGTCGTAACATGGGACGGTGATTTTAAGAAGCTTGGGTGCGAGTATTACAAGCCAGATCAATTTTAA
- a CDS encoding AbrB/MazE/SpoVT family DNA-binding domain-containing protein: protein MSVYESGKVTSKGQVTIPVEVRKQLGIATGDKIIVIIQNGEAKLEVRKQKKLTDLVGILKTGQEHDLQEARKSVIDMVGVSYKKGE from the coding sequence ATGAGTGTGTATGAATCAGGTAAGGTAACTTCAAAAGGACAGGTTACAATTCCAGTTGAGGTAAGGAAACAACTGGGTATAGCTACAGGCGACAAAATCATTGTGATTATCCAAAATGGGGAAGCAAAATTAGAAGTTAGGAAACAGAAAAAGTTAACTGATCTTGTAGGGATCTTAAAGACGGGTCAAGAACATGATCTTCAGGAAGCTAGGAAGTCAGTGATAGACATGGTGGGAGTCAGTTACAAAAAAGGGGAATAG